The Desulfosporosinus sp. Sb-LF genome contains a region encoding:
- the ilvE gene encoding branched-chain-amino-acid transaminase: protein MGLVIYCNGAYVPEEEAKISVFDHGFLYGDGIFEGIRAYHGRVFKLEEHLKRLYESAKSIQLTIGITKDQMQEIVLETLRRNGLNDAYIRLVVSRGKGDLGLDPRNCPQAAIFCIADQIKIFEPSMYEKGLIVNTVPIRRNNPDSLSPRIKSLNYLNNILAKIEANQAGAVEGIMLTQDGYVAEGTSDNIFIYRDGVLITPPLSVGILEGITRNSVLRLADELGIKAEEELFTRHDLYTADECFLTGTAAELIPVIKVDGREIGDGVPGEVFKKLLVEFRALTYVNGPEINKA, encoded by the coding sequence ATGGGACTAGTAATATACTGTAATGGTGCATATGTGCCGGAGGAAGAGGCAAAAATATCGGTATTTGACCATGGCTTTTTATATGGAGACGGGATATTTGAAGGGATTCGCGCGTATCACGGCCGAGTGTTTAAATTAGAAGAACATTTGAAACGCCTCTATGAATCCGCAAAGTCGATTCAATTGACAATAGGAATAACTAAAGACCAGATGCAGGAGATTGTACTAGAGACGCTGCGCAGAAATGGTTTAAACGATGCCTACATTCGCCTGGTCGTTTCACGTGGCAAGGGAGACCTTGGGCTTGATCCAAGGAATTGTCCACAAGCTGCTATCTTCTGCATAGCGGATCAAATAAAGATTTTCGAGCCAAGCATGTACGAAAAAGGCTTGATAGTAAATACGGTGCCAATTCGTCGAAATAATCCAGATTCATTAAGCCCACGGATTAAATCCCTTAATTATCTTAATAACATTCTTGCCAAAATCGAGGCTAATCAAGCAGGTGCCGTAGAAGGGATTATGCTTACTCAAGATGGATATGTCGCTGAAGGTACGTCAGATAATATCTTTATCTATCGAGACGGAGTCTTAATAACTCCACCTCTTTCAGTCGGAATCCTAGAGGGAATTACTCGGAACTCTGTGTTACGGCTCGCTGATGAATTGGGAATTAAGGCAGAGGAAGAGTTATTTACACGACACGACTTGTATACGGCGGATGAGTGTTTTCTCACGGGTACAGCTGCCGAATTGATTCCGGTAATCAAAGTAGATGGACGTGAAATCGGGGATGGGGTTCCTGGAGAAGTCTTTAAAAAGCTTCTCGTTGAATTTAGGGCACTTACCTATGTCAATGGTCCGGAAATTAACAAAGCATAG